The Theropithecus gelada isolate Dixy chromosome 11, Tgel_1.0, whole genome shotgun sequence genome includes a region encoding these proteins:
- the LOC112634774 gene encoding C-type lectin domain family 1 member B isoform X2, with product MQDEDGYVILNIKTRKPALISAVMQHNYLQDENENRTGTLQQLAKRFCQYVIKQSELKGTFKGHKCSPCDTNWRYYGDNCYGFFKHNLTWKESKQYCTDLNATLLKIDNHNILEYIKARTGLIRWVGLSRQKSNEVWKWEDGSVLSENMFELLEDGKGNMNCAYFHNGKMHPTFCENKHYLMCERKAGMTKVDQLP from the exons ATGCAGGATGAAGATGGATACGTcatcttaaatattaaaactcGAAAACCAGCTCTCATCTCCG CTGTCATGCAGCACAATTACCTACAAGATGAGAATGAAAATCGCACAGGAACTCTGCAACAATTAGCAAAGCGTTTCTGCCAATATGTAATAAAACAATCAGAACTAAAGGGCACCTTCA AAGGTCATAAATGCAGCCCCTGTGACACAAACTGGAGATACTATGGAGATAACTGCTATGGGTTCTTCAAGCACAACTTAACATGGAAAGAGAGTAAGCAGTACTGCACTGACTTGAATGCTACTCTACTGAAGATTGACAACCATAACATTCTG GAATACATCAAAGCCAGGACTGGTTTAATTCGTTGGGTCGGATTATCTCGCCAGAAGTCCAATGAGGTctggaagtgggaggatggctcggTTCTCTCAGAAAACAT GTTTGAGCTTTTGGAAGACGGAAAAGGAAATATGAACTGTGCTTATTTTCATAATGGGAAAATGCACCCTACCTTCTGTGAAAACAAACATTATTTAATGTGTGAGAGGAAGGCTGGCATGACCAAGGTTGACCAACTACCTTAA
- the LOC112634774 gene encoding C-type lectin domain family 1 member B isoform X1 — translation MQDEDGYVILNIKTRKPALISVDPASSSWWRVMALILLILCVGMVVGLVALGIWSVMQHNYLQDENENRTGTLQQLAKRFCQYVIKQSELKGTFKGHKCSPCDTNWRYYGDNCYGFFKHNLTWKESKQYCTDLNATLLKIDNHNILEYIKARTGLIRWVGLSRQKSNEVWKWEDGSVLSENMFELLEDGKGNMNCAYFHNGKMHPTFCENKHYLMCERKAGMTKVDQLP, via the exons ATGCAGGATGAAGATGGATACGTcatcttaaatattaaaactcGAAAACCAGCTCTCATCTCCG TTGATCCTGCTTCTTCCTCCTGGTGGCGTGTGATGGCTTTGATTCTGCTGATTCTGTGCGTGGGGATGGTTGTCGGGCTGGTAGCTCTGGGGATTTGGT CTGTCATGCAGCACAATTACCTACAAGATGAGAATGAAAATCGCACAGGAACTCTGCAACAATTAGCAAAGCGTTTCTGCCAATATGTAATAAAACAATCAGAACTAAAGGGCACCTTCA AAGGTCATAAATGCAGCCCCTGTGACACAAACTGGAGATACTATGGAGATAACTGCTATGGGTTCTTCAAGCACAACTTAACATGGAAAGAGAGTAAGCAGTACTGCACTGACTTGAATGCTACTCTACTGAAGATTGACAACCATAACATTCTG GAATACATCAAAGCCAGGACTGGTTTAATTCGTTGGGTCGGATTATCTCGCCAGAAGTCCAATGAGGTctggaagtgggaggatggctcggTTCTCTCAGAAAACAT GTTTGAGCTTTTGGAAGACGGAAAAGGAAATATGAACTGTGCTTATTTTCATAATGGGAAAATGCACCCTACCTTCTGTGAAAACAAACATTATTTAATGTGTGAGAGGAAGGCTGGCATGACCAAGGTTGACCAACTACCTTAA